In a single window of the Bacillus rossius redtenbacheri isolate Brsri chromosome 8, Brsri_v3, whole genome shotgun sequence genome:
- the LOC134535112 gene encoding sorting nexin-4-like isoform X1, with protein sequence MEDNYIKDSEEKENANISPKETDKKDAIIDHLEICVTEAEKRETGALNIRDFYTVYLIETKVMDPNWGGSLTTFSSLWRRYSEFELLRAYLEVSYPYIVLPPLPEKKVMYAWQKVASDTCDPDFVDRRRAGLENFLLRVASHPLLSYDQQFIGFLQQETGWRESFKDAGYLQRAEWKLKALSVAVRLKQPDRRFEAIKNYGNELQSNLGSFLRVRARAVERVYTVHKLHTNYGRVFSEWSAREKEMGDGLQKAGHYLDSLAAGVDAPLEEEELVADQLKEYLFFAGALQAVCRRQEALQLALERAELQVLSRTAEKDGVQRGNLLCLAGRAGLMSRLFGVVDSEEVLEQKVSLLDQRIQEGRSSISCAREELSEFSALALTDVERFQKQKVLDIRETLASYVSLQIKMCRKNLQTWTHVRDCLEGIP encoded by the exons ATGGAGGACAATTATATCAAGGATtctgaagaaaaagaaaatgcaaataTCAGCCCTAAAGAAACTGATAAAAAG GATGCGATCATCGACCACCTGGAAATCtgtgtcaccgaggcagagaagaGAGAAACTGGTGCTTTGAACATCAGGGATTTCTACACTGTGTACCTCATCGAGACGAA GGTGATGGACCCCAACTGGGGCGGCTCGCTCACGACCTTCAGCAGTCTGTGGCGCCGCTACAGCGAGTTCGAGCTGCTGCGGGCGTACCTGGAGGTGAGCTACCCCTACATCGTGCTGCCGCCGCTGCCCGAGAAGAAGGTGATGTACGCCTGGCAGAAGGTGGCCTCGGACACCTGCGACCCCGACTTCGTGGACCGGCGCCGCGCCGGCCTGGAG AACTTCCTGCTGCGCGTGGCGTCGCACCCGCTGCTGTCCTACGACCAGCAGTTCATCGGCTTCCTGCAGCAGGAGACCGGCTGGAGAGAGAGCTTCAAGGACGCCG gctacctgcagcgcGCCGAGTGGAAGCTGAAGGCCCTGAGCGTGGCGGTGCGCCTCAAGCAGCCCGACAGGCGCTTCGAGGCCATCAAGAACTACGGCAACGAGCTGCAGAGCAACCTGGGCAGCTTCCTGCGCGTGCGCGCGCGAGCCGTGGAGCGCGTCTACACCGTGCACAAGCTGCACACCAACTACGGCCGCGTCTTCAGCGAGTGGAGCGCCAGGGAGAAGGAGATGGGCGACGGCCTGCAG AAGGCGGGCCACTACCTGGACTCGCTGGCGGCCGGCGTGGACGCGCCGCTGGAGGAGGAGGAGCTGGTGGCCGACCAGCTCAAGGAGTACCTGTTCTTCGCCGGCGCGCTGCAGGCGGTGTGCCGGCGCCAGGAGGCACTGCAGCTGGCGCTGGAGCGGGCCGAGCTCCAGGTGCTGTCCCGCACCGCCGAGAAGGACGGCGTGCAGCGAG GTAACCTGCTGTGCCTTGCAGGCCGGGCGGGGCTCATGTCGCGGTTGTTCGGCGTGGTGGACAGCGAGGAGGTGCTGGAGCAGAAGGTGAGCCTGCTGGACCAGCGCATCCAGGAGGGCCGCTCCTCCATCTCGTGCGCCCGCGAGGAGCTCAG CGAGTTCTCGGCGCTGGCGCTCACCGACGTGGAGCGCTTCCAGAAGCAGAAGGTGCTGGACATCCGGGAGACGCTGGCCAGCTACGTGTCGCTGCAGATCAAGATGTGTCGCAAG AACCTGCAGACCTGGACGCACGTCAGGGACTGCCTGGAGGGCATCCCGTAA
- the LOC134535112 gene encoding sorting nexin-4-like isoform X2 has product MEDNYIKDSEEKENANISPKETDKKDAIIDHLEICVTEAEKRETGALNIRDFYTVYLIETKVMDPNWGGSLTTFSSLWRRYSEFELLRAYLEVSYPYIVLPPLPEKKVMYAWQKVASDTCDPDFVDRRRAGLENFLLRVASHPLLSYDQQFIGFLQQETGWRESFKDAGYLQRAEWKLKALSVAVRLKQPDRRFEAIKNYGNELQSNLGSFLRVRARAVERVYTVHKLHTNYGRVFSEWSAREKEMGDGLQKAGHYLDSLAAGVDAPLEEEELVADQLKEYLFFAGALQAVCRRQEALQLALERAELQVLSRTAEKDGVQRGRAGLMSRLFGVVDSEEVLEQKVSLLDQRIQEGRSSISCAREELSEFSALALTDVERFQKQKVLDIRETLASYVSLQIKMCRKNLQTWTHVRDCLEGIP; this is encoded by the exons ATGGAGGACAATTATATCAAGGATtctgaagaaaaagaaaatgcaaataTCAGCCCTAAAGAAACTGATAAAAAG GATGCGATCATCGACCACCTGGAAATCtgtgtcaccgaggcagagaagaGAGAAACTGGTGCTTTGAACATCAGGGATTTCTACACTGTGTACCTCATCGAGACGAA GGTGATGGACCCCAACTGGGGCGGCTCGCTCACGACCTTCAGCAGTCTGTGGCGCCGCTACAGCGAGTTCGAGCTGCTGCGGGCGTACCTGGAGGTGAGCTACCCCTACATCGTGCTGCCGCCGCTGCCCGAGAAGAAGGTGATGTACGCCTGGCAGAAGGTGGCCTCGGACACCTGCGACCCCGACTTCGTGGACCGGCGCCGCGCCGGCCTGGAG AACTTCCTGCTGCGCGTGGCGTCGCACCCGCTGCTGTCCTACGACCAGCAGTTCATCGGCTTCCTGCAGCAGGAGACCGGCTGGAGAGAGAGCTTCAAGGACGCCG gctacctgcagcgcGCCGAGTGGAAGCTGAAGGCCCTGAGCGTGGCGGTGCGCCTCAAGCAGCCCGACAGGCGCTTCGAGGCCATCAAGAACTACGGCAACGAGCTGCAGAGCAACCTGGGCAGCTTCCTGCGCGTGCGCGCGCGAGCCGTGGAGCGCGTCTACACCGTGCACAAGCTGCACACCAACTACGGCCGCGTCTTCAGCGAGTGGAGCGCCAGGGAGAAGGAGATGGGCGACGGCCTGCAG AAGGCGGGCCACTACCTGGACTCGCTGGCGGCCGGCGTGGACGCGCCGCTGGAGGAGGAGGAGCTGGTGGCCGACCAGCTCAAGGAGTACCTGTTCTTCGCCGGCGCGCTGCAGGCGGTGTGCCGGCGCCAGGAGGCACTGCAGCTGGCGCTGGAGCGGGCCGAGCTCCAGGTGCTGTCCCGCACCGCCGAGAAGGACGGCGTGCAGCGAG GCCGGGCGGGGCTCATGTCGCGGTTGTTCGGCGTGGTGGACAGCGAGGAGGTGCTGGAGCAGAAGGTGAGCCTGCTGGACCAGCGCATCCAGGAGGGCCGCTCCTCCATCTCGTGCGCCCGCGAGGAGCTCAG CGAGTTCTCGGCGCTGGCGCTCACCGACGTGGAGCGCTTCCAGAAGCAGAAGGTGCTGGACATCCGGGAGACGCTGGCCAGCTACGTGTCGCTGCAGATCAAGATGTGTCGCAAG AACCTGCAGACCTGGACGCACGTCAGGGACTGCCTGGAGGGCATCCCGTAA
- the LOC134535114 gene encoding ketohexokinase-like isoform X1 — MTILCVGIACLDIVHVCSSYPSEDSKTRSTDHWWQRGGNASNSCTVLCALGARCEFLGTLGTGPNARFVQGDLRACGIRAEHCPVHAGCDTPTSVVIISSSNGSRTVVHHNKDLLELELEDFTRLDLAPYSWVHFEGRNVAAVAGMMEHAARWSASGALRISVELEKVRRDPDTSVLLPLADCVFVGRDFARSSGWDSALQALRAVAALTKPGATVVVAWGKEGAVGRGPDGAVVRSPAFPPARVVDTLGAGDTFNATTICALRAGRSLQDSIALGCRVAGAKVGAHGFAHLAQTFSALGTDHPWRPSGLPLQNDLAVGRVGRAAGQVADLAGACYQTRRPPPRDNDQFPALRVCVYRRLLSGSIVQD, encoded by the exons ATGACGATCCTGTGTGTCGGCATCGCCTGTCTCGACATAGTCCACGTGTGCAGTTCGTACCCTAGCGAGGACTCCAAAACGAG GAGCACGGACCACTGGTGGCAGCGCGGCGGCAATGCGTCCAACAGCTGCACGGTGCTGTGTGCTCTGGGCGCGCGCTGCGAGTTCCTGGGGACCCTCGGCACCGGCCCCAACGCGAG GTTCGTGCAGGGAGACCTGAGAGCGTGCGGGATCCGCGCCGAGCACTGCCCGGTGCACGCAGGCTGCGACACGCCGACGTCCGTGGTCATCATCAGCAGCAGCAACGGCTCCAGGACCGTCGTACACCACAACAAGGACCTGCTGGAGCTCGAGCTGGAGGACTTCACTCGCCTCGACCTCGCCCCGTACTCCTGGGTGCACTTCGAG GGCCGGAACGTGGCGGCGGTGGCCGGGATGATGGAGCACGCCGCTCGCTGGAGCGCCAGCGGGGCCCTCCGCATCTCCGTGGAGCTGGAGAAGGTGAGGCGGGACCCGGACACCAGCGTGCTCCTGCCGCTGGCGGACTGCGTGTTCGTGGGCCGGGACTTCGCCCGCAGCAGCGGCTGGGACAGCGCTCTCCAGGCGCTCCGAGCCGTGGCCGCGCTCACCAAGCCTGG GGCGACGGTGGTAGTGGCGTGGGGGAAGGAGGGCGCGGTGGGGCGCGGCCCCGACGGAGCCGTGGTGCGCTCGCCGGCGTTCCCACCCGCGCGGGTGGTGGACACGCTGGGCGCGGGAGACACCTTCAACGCAACGACCATCTGCGCCCTGCGCGCGGGGCGCTCGCTGCAGGACAGCATCGCCCTGGGCTGCCGCGTCGCCGGGGCCAAGGTGGGCGCGCACGGCTTCGCGCACCTCGCGCAAACGTTCAGCGCCCTCGGTACGGACCACCCTTGGCGTCCCTCAGGCCTACCACTACAAAA CGACCTCGCTGTGGGCCGGGTCGGCCGAGCAGCGGGGCAGGTAGCTGACCTTGCAGGAGCGTGCTATCAGACCCGCCGGCCTCCGCCACGTGATAACGACCAGTTCCCTGCGCTGCGTGTGTGCGTATATAGGCGGCTGCTGTCCGGCTCCATCGTGCAGGACTAG
- the LOC134535114 gene encoding ketohexokinase-like isoform X3 has translation MTILCVGIACLDIVHVCSSYPSEDSKTRSTDHWWQRGGNASNSCTVLCALGARCEFLGTLGTGPNARFVQGDLRACGIRAEHCPVHAGCDTPTSVVIISSSNGSRTVVHHNKDLLELELEDFTRLDLAPYSWVHFEGRNVAAVAGMMEHAARWSASGALRISVELEKVRRDPDTSVLLPLADCVFVGRDFARSSGWDSALQALRAVAALTKPGATVVVAWGKEGAVGRGPDGAVVRSPAFPPARVVDTLGAGDTFNATTICALRAGRSLQDSIALGCRVAGAKRPRCGPGRPSSGAGS, from the exons ATGACGATCCTGTGTGTCGGCATCGCCTGTCTCGACATAGTCCACGTGTGCAGTTCGTACCCTAGCGAGGACTCCAAAACGAG GAGCACGGACCACTGGTGGCAGCGCGGCGGCAATGCGTCCAACAGCTGCACGGTGCTGTGTGCTCTGGGCGCGCGCTGCGAGTTCCTGGGGACCCTCGGCACCGGCCCCAACGCGAG GTTCGTGCAGGGAGACCTGAGAGCGTGCGGGATCCGCGCCGAGCACTGCCCGGTGCACGCAGGCTGCGACACGCCGACGTCCGTGGTCATCATCAGCAGCAGCAACGGCTCCAGGACCGTCGTACACCACAACAAGGACCTGCTGGAGCTCGAGCTGGAGGACTTCACTCGCCTCGACCTCGCCCCGTACTCCTGGGTGCACTTCGAG GGCCGGAACGTGGCGGCGGTGGCCGGGATGATGGAGCACGCCGCTCGCTGGAGCGCCAGCGGGGCCCTCCGCATCTCCGTGGAGCTGGAGAAGGTGAGGCGGGACCCGGACACCAGCGTGCTCCTGCCGCTGGCGGACTGCGTGTTCGTGGGCCGGGACTTCGCCCGCAGCAGCGGCTGGGACAGCGCTCTCCAGGCGCTCCGAGCCGTGGCCGCGCTCACCAAGCCTGG GGCGACGGTGGTAGTGGCGTGGGGGAAGGAGGGCGCGGTGGGGCGCGGCCCCGACGGAGCCGTGGTGCGCTCGCCGGCGTTCCCACCCGCGCGGGTGGTGGACACGCTGGGCGCGGGAGACACCTTCAACGCAACGACCATCTGCGCCCTGCGCGCGGGGCGCTCGCTGCAGGACAGCATCGCCCTGGGCTGCCGCGTCGCCGGGGCCAAG CGACCTCGCTGTGGGCCGGGTCGGCCGAGCAGCGGGGCAGGTAGCTGA
- the LOC134535114 gene encoding ketohexokinase-like isoform X2: MTILCVGIACLDIVHVCSSYPSEDSKTRSTDHWWQRGGNASNSCTVLCALGARCEFLGTLGTGPNARFVQGDLRACGIRAEHCPVHAGCDTPTSVVIISSSNGSRTVVHHNKDLLELELEDFTRLDLAPYSWVHFEGRNVAAVAGMMEHAARWSASGALRISVELEKVRRDPDTSVLLPLADCVFVGRDFARSSGWDSALQALRAVAALTKPGATVVVAWGKEGAVGRGPDGAVVRSPAFPPARVVDTLGAGDTFNATTICALRAGRSLQDSIALGCRVAGAKVGAHGFAHLAQTFSALATSLWAGSAEQRGR, from the exons ATGACGATCCTGTGTGTCGGCATCGCCTGTCTCGACATAGTCCACGTGTGCAGTTCGTACCCTAGCGAGGACTCCAAAACGAG GAGCACGGACCACTGGTGGCAGCGCGGCGGCAATGCGTCCAACAGCTGCACGGTGCTGTGTGCTCTGGGCGCGCGCTGCGAGTTCCTGGGGACCCTCGGCACCGGCCCCAACGCGAG GTTCGTGCAGGGAGACCTGAGAGCGTGCGGGATCCGCGCCGAGCACTGCCCGGTGCACGCAGGCTGCGACACGCCGACGTCCGTGGTCATCATCAGCAGCAGCAACGGCTCCAGGACCGTCGTACACCACAACAAGGACCTGCTGGAGCTCGAGCTGGAGGACTTCACTCGCCTCGACCTCGCCCCGTACTCCTGGGTGCACTTCGAG GGCCGGAACGTGGCGGCGGTGGCCGGGATGATGGAGCACGCCGCTCGCTGGAGCGCCAGCGGGGCCCTCCGCATCTCCGTGGAGCTGGAGAAGGTGAGGCGGGACCCGGACACCAGCGTGCTCCTGCCGCTGGCGGACTGCGTGTTCGTGGGCCGGGACTTCGCCCGCAGCAGCGGCTGGGACAGCGCTCTCCAGGCGCTCCGAGCCGTGGCCGCGCTCACCAAGCCTGG GGCGACGGTGGTAGTGGCGTGGGGGAAGGAGGGCGCGGTGGGGCGCGGCCCCGACGGAGCCGTGGTGCGCTCGCCGGCGTTCCCACCCGCGCGGGTGGTGGACACGCTGGGCGCGGGAGACACCTTCAACGCAACGACCATCTGCGCCCTGCGCGCGGGGCGCTCGCTGCAGGACAGCATCGCCCTGGGCTGCCGCGTCGCCGGGGCCAAGGTGGGCGCGCACGGCTTCGCGCACCTCGCGCAAACGTTCAGCGCCCTCG CGACCTCGCTGTGGGCCGGGTCGGCCGAGCAGCGGGGCAGGTAG